The following are encoded together in the Pleurocapsa sp. FMAR1 genome:
- a CDS encoding efflux RND transporter periplasmic adaptor subunit has protein sequence MSLHKTNPTNSEGFADLEPAKDDNLEKPIAVESTVDHSELTQTEQQPESQGIKKLWWIIPILGLFLAVGGISVMRIRDKNSEQAVVTKTAPLNVRTVAAQQSPIRNWVSSEGTVRAVRFKHLAFDVDGEITYIADRDGRNLREGDRVTKGELLAQIDDRELQADVNKAQSAITEAREQKAATAAEVAQAESQVAQARAQVGQIKAQLNQAKAARNFSQSELNRYQQIYNEGALSASDIDSRRNDLLNAEAQVQSVEAQIISAQAQIGTAQAQVQAAQDQLRASDARIATAQSQLTQAQVALEGTKLYAPFDGIVAYKNIRENEYYSTQSVSSQLSNYQGLLDRVPIVVIDPSQFEVTADLSASVGEQVRPGQTTVIANEDNIQTNLDNEDLIDSAQVRGKVFAVNPAVTPGGRAIQVTSRMTIGTGNLLHGSNVTLWVAVAQKDDAVVVPLNAVIFRDRNPYVFVANPDTGKVEQRQVKLGIEGLNQREIIEGVSPGELLVTEGQNRLVDGAPVKVMQSQNQFSNGEVQ, from the coding sequence AGTTGAATCAACTGTAGATCATTCCGAACTTACCCAAACAGAACAACAGCCTGAGTCCCAAGGGATAAAAAAACTGTGGTGGATAATTCCTATCCTGGGCTTATTCTTAGCAGTTGGTGGCATCTCTGTAATGCGGATTCGCGATAAAAATAGCGAACAGGCGGTAGTTACTAAAACCGCCCCGTTAAACGTGCGTACCGTAGCAGCACAGCAAAGTCCTATTCGTAACTGGGTATCTAGTGAAGGTACAGTTAGAGCCGTTCGATTCAAGCATCTAGCCTTTGATGTCGATGGAGAAATAACCTATATTGCTGATCGCGATGGTAGAAATCTTAGAGAAGGCGATCGCGTAACTAAAGGCGAACTTCTAGCTCAGATTGACGATCGCGAACTCCAGGCAGATGTAAATAAGGCGCAGTCTGCTATTACCGAGGCGCGAGAACAAAAAGCAGCTACAGCAGCCGAAGTAGCTCAAGCTGAGTCACAAGTAGCTCAAGCCCGCGCTCAGGTGGGACAAATCAAGGCACAACTCAATCAAGCTAAGGCTGCTAGGAATTTCTCCCAATCGGAGTTAAATCGCTATCAGCAAATCTATAATGAGGGTGCATTATCAGCTAGCGACATCGATTCCCGTCGTAACGATCTGTTAAATGCCGAGGCACAGGTACAGTCGGTTGAAGCTCAGATAATTTCAGCACAGGCACAAATTGGTACAGCACAAGCACAGGTACAGGCAGCCCAAGACCAATTACGGGCTAGTGATGCGAGAATTGCTACCGCACAATCCCAACTAACTCAGGCACAAGTAGCCTTAGAAGGCACAAAGCTCTACGCACCCTTTGATGGCATTGTGGCATACAAAAATATTCGCGAAAACGAATACTATTCCACCCAGTCAGTTTCCTCTCAGTTGAGTAACTACCAAGGATTGCTAGACCGAGTACCCATTGTGGTAATCGACCCCAGCCAGTTTGAAGTAACTGCCGATCTTTCTGCCTCTGTTGGCGAACAGGTGCGTCCTGGGCAAACTACAGTAATTGCTAATGAAGATAATATTCAGACTAATTTAGATAACGAAGATTTAATCGATTCGGCTCAAGTCCGAGGTAAGGTCTTTGCAGTTAATCCTGCGGTAACTCCTGGGGGCAGAGCGATTCAGGTTACTTCTAGAATGACTATCGGTACTGGTAACTTACTGCATGGGTCAAACGTTACCCTTTGGGTTGCCGTAGCACAAAAAGACGATGCGGTGGTCGTTCCCCTAAATGCCGTGATATTCCGCGATCGCAATCCTTATGTGTTTGTGGCTAATCCTGATACGGGCAAAGTCGAACAGCGTCAGGTCAAGTTAGGCATTGAAGGATTAAATCAACGAGAGATTATTGAAGGCGTATCCCCAGGGGAACTATTAGTTACCGAAGGTCAAAACCGCCTAGTTGATGGTGCGCCCGTTAAAGTTATGCAGTCTCAAAATCAGTTTAGTAATGGGGAGGTACAGTAA